A section of the Papio anubis isolate 15944 chromosome 2, Panubis1.0, whole genome shotgun sequence genome encodes:
- the PCNP gene encoding PEST proteolytic signal-containing nuclear protein isoform X2, producing MVAGRGRDVLGVAAREAAAGKMADGKAGEEKPEKSQRAGAAGGPEEEAEKPVKTKTVSSSNGGESSSRSAEKRSAEEEAADLPTKPTKISKFGFAIGSQTTKKASAISIKLGSSKPKETVPTLAPKTLSVAAAFNEDEDGYTNISWTKLLQ from the exons ATGGTTGCTGGGCGGGGTCGTGACGTCCTTGGCGTGGCTGCAAGGGAGGCCGCGGCGGGGAAAATGGCGGACGGGAAGGCGGGAGAGGAGAAGCCTGAAAAGTCGCAGCGAGCTGGAGCCGCCGGAG GACCtgaagaagaagcagaaaaacCTGTGAAAACTAAGACTGTTTCTTCCAGTAATGGAGGGGAAAGTTCCAGTCGCAGCGCTGAGAAGCGATCAGCTGAAGAAGAAGCTGCCGACCTCCCAACAAAGCCTACAAAGATCTCCAAGTTTGGATTTGCCATAGGTAGTCAGACGACAAAGAAAGCATCAGCCATATCCATCAAACTTGGATCAAGT AAGCCTAAAGAAACTGTTCCAACTCTTGCTCCAAAAACTCTTTCAGTAGCAGCAGCTTTTAATGAAGATGAAGAT